The Salvia hispanica cultivar TCC Black 2014 unplaced genomic scaffold, UniMelb_Shisp_WGS_1.0 HiC_scaffold_128, whole genome shotgun sequence genome window below encodes:
- the LOC125198197 gene encoding LOW QUALITY PROTEIN: protein FAM32A-like (The sequence of the model RefSeq protein was modified relative to this genomic sequence to represent the inferred CDS: deleted 1 base in 1 codon): protein MSGYENVIGGKLKLKGKALDVKAGGVKKKKKQKKQHDQISEAVESENAEIASDLEKQESADPDKSTGDDRSASWDSNLTPAERRYMEQRERIDRHKLAKTSNKSHRDRIEDFNQYLANMSEHYDIPKVGPG, encoded by the exons atgtCTGGGTATGAGAATGTGATTGGAGGAAAACTGAAGCTTAAGGGTAAGGCACTCGATGTGAAGGCCGGCggagtgaagaagaagaagaagcagaaaaAACAGCATGACCAAATTTCTGAAGCTGTGGAGA GCGAGAATGCAGAGATAGCAAGTGATTTGGAGAAGCAAGAGAGTGCTGATCCTGATAAATCTACTGGAGATGATAGATCTGCGAGCTGGGATAGCAATCTGACCCCAGCAGAGAGACGG TACATGGAACAAAGGGAGAGAATCGACCGTCATAAGCTGGCAAAGACATCTAACAAATCACACCGTGACCGTATTGAGGATTTCAACCAGTATCTTGCTAACATGAGTGAGCATTATGATATTCCTAAAGTTGGCCCAGGCTAA